A single window of Dendropsophus ebraccatus isolate aDenEbr1 chromosome 5, aDenEbr1.pat, whole genome shotgun sequence DNA harbors:
- the LOC138792636 gene encoding thiol S-methyltransferase TMT1A-like produces the protein MAVIIFLLQFLAAIILLPLHILYYLGLWDPIIKNYFPHFLSKFTETYNNVMEGEKRKLFRNMSDFSGPSKGLRLLELGCGTGANFKFYPSGCKVTCLDINPNFQSFLSKSQAENDHLIYERFLVASADNMTPVADGSMDVVVCTLLACSVPDTPAVLKEVKRVLRPGGAFYFIEHVAHVDESSWISFFQKVLNPSWKLLFDGCSIRKTTWKDLENAKFSEVNLRHITAPLNMKLIRPHIIGYAVK, from the exons ATGGCTGTCATCATATTCCTTCTGCAGTTTCTAGCAGCTATCATCCTTCTGCCTCTTCACATTCTGTATTATCTTGGTCTCTGGGATCCGATAATTAAGAATTACTTTCCTCATTTCCTTAGCAAATTCACTGAAACATACAACAATGTAATGGAAGGTGAGAAAAGAAAACTCTTCAGAAATATGTCAGACTTTTCTGGTCCCTCCAAAGGGCTCAGGCTCCTGGAGCTTGGCTGCGGTACAGGGGCCAACTTCAAGTTCTACCCCAGTGGCTGCAAAGTCACCTGCCTGGATATCAACCCAAATTTCCAAAGCTTCCTGAGCAAAAGTCAAGCAGAAAATGACCATCTTATATATGAGCGCTTCCTGGTAGCTTCTGCTGACAATATGACACCTGTGGCTGATGGTTCCATGGATGTGGTTGTGTGCACCTTGCTGGCTTGTTCTGTGCCTGACACACCGGCTGTACTGAAAGAAGTCAAGAGGGTCCTCCGCCCG gGGGGAGCTTTCTACTTCATAGAACACGTGGCTCATGTAGATGAATCCAGCTGGATTAGTTTTTTTCAGAAAGTCTTAAATCCATCCTGGAAGTTGTTATTTGATGGATGTAGCATAAGAAAGACCACATGGAAGGACCTGGAAAATGCCAAATTCTCAGAGGTGAACCTGCGCCACATAACTGCCCCCTTAAATATGAAGCTTATTAGGCCTCATATTATTGGATATGctgtgaaataa